TCTCACCCTCCGGGTTTGGATTCGGCGTCCGGAATCCCTCGCGATAACAGGGCCAGCAGGGAAGATCCTCAATTCCTGGGATGCAGTCACAATCGCTTGGGCGCTTCTCCACATTGTGTTCACTGATTCCCGACCGTTCAACAGTCGTTCCGCCGTCGGTGGCTACCTCCTGTTCTTGCTCTCCGCTACTCTCGTAGTCGCTTGCAGCCTCAAGAACGGGCTCACGAATCGCAACCGCAACACGATGCTTGCATGCTCCGTCGTGATACGTATCGGATGGGCATTCACAGGCGACCGGAATCCCGTCCTCGACGTTCACGCGATAGCTGTGTTCGTCGGCGTTCTCGTGGCTCTCGTTGCGCACGGTCACGAGCCCGGGCGCTTCGAGCTCAAAGTCGAAGGCTTCGTACTGGGCGCGTTTTCTGGTCGATGCGTCGAACTCAAG
This genomic interval from Halalkalicoccus subterraneus contains the following:
- a CDS encoding SWIM zinc finger family protein — protein: MTVRNESHENADEHSYRVNVEDGIPVACECPSDTYHDGACKHRVAVAIREPVLEAASDYESSGEQEQEVATDGGTTVERSGISEHNVEKRPSDCDCIPGIEDLPCWPCYREGFRTPNPNPEGETED